In Bacillus sp. NP247, one DNA window encodes the following:
- a CDS encoding iron-containing alcohol dehydrogenase has translation MQNFVFRNPTKLIFGKGQLEQLKTEIPQFGKKVLLVYGGGSIKRNGIHENVISILQEINAEVFELTGVEPNPRLSTVKKGIQICKDNGVEFILAVGGGSVIDCTKAIAAGSKYDGDVWDIVTKKAFAGEALPFGTVLTLAATGSEMNAGSVITNWETNEKYGWGSPVTFPQFSILDPVHTASVPKDQTIYGMVDIMSHVLEQYFHHGTNTELQDRYCESILRTVIETAPKLLSDLENYEHRETILYCGTMALNGILAMGVKGDWATHNIEHAVSAVHDIPHGGGLAILFPNWMKHVVDENVSRFEQFAIRVFDVETDGKTDREVALEGIEALRQFWTSIEGPATLADYGIGENEIDLMADKAMAYGEFGNFKKLNKDDVLNIYKASL, from the coding sequence ATGCAAAATTTTGTATTTCGTAATCCAACAAAACTTATTTTTGGTAAAGGACAATTGGAGCAGTTAAAGACTGAAATTCCGCAGTTCGGTAAAAAAGTTCTTCTCGTATATGGAGGAGGAAGTATTAAAAGAAACGGTATTCATGAAAATGTAATTTCTATTTTACAGGAAATAAATGCGGAAGTATTTGAATTAACTGGTGTTGAACCGAATCCACGTTTATCAACTGTAAAGAAAGGAATTCAAATTTGTAAAGACAATGGAGTTGAATTTATTTTAGCAGTTGGTGGTGGAAGTGTAATCGACTGTACAAAAGCGATTGCTGCTGGCAGTAAATATGATGGAGATGTGTGGGATATTGTAACGAAAAAAGCATTCGCTGGCGAGGCGTTACCATTTGGTACTGTACTTACTCTTGCGGCGACAGGTTCTGAAATGAATGCAGGCTCAGTAATTACAAACTGGGAAACGAATGAAAAGTATGGATGGGGTAGTCCAGTTACTTTCCCGCAGTTTTCAATCTTAGATCCAGTTCATACTGCGTCTGTACCGAAAGATCAAACAATTTACGGTATGGTAGATATTATGTCACACGTATTAGAACAATATTTCCATCATGGAACAAATACAGAACTACAAGATCGTTATTGTGAATCTATTTTAAGAACAGTCATTGAAACAGCTCCTAAGCTTTTAAGTGATTTAGAAAATTATGAGCATAGGGAAACAATATTATATTGCGGAACGATGGCGTTAAACGGCATTTTAGCGATGGGAGTAAAAGGAGACTGGGCAACTCATAATATTGAGCATGCAGTTTCTGCTGTTCATGATATACCGCACGGGGGCGGCCTTGCAATTCTATTCCCAAATTGGATGAAGCATGTTGTAGATGAAAATGTGAGTCGTTTTGAACAGTTCGCTATTCGTGTATTCGACGTAGAAACAGATGGGAAGACAGATCGAGAAGTTGCATTAGAAGGAATTGAGGCGTTACGTCAATTTTGGACTTCAATTGAAGGACCAGCGACATTAGCTGATTACGGTATTGGAGAAAATGAAATTGATTTAATGGCGGATAAAGCGATGGCTTATGGTGAATTTGGTAACTTTAAAAAACTAAATAAAGATGATGTTCTAAATATATATAAAGCTTCTCTATAA
- a CDS encoding DUF420 domain-containing protein — MVDQSTSQKSYAPIVITLSVIVNAIILFLFFGPVGYEGEVHFDVTILPMLNAIFNSFTFVFLLAALFSIIKKNVKMHRGFILAAFTTTLLFCVSYLSYHYLAPATHFGGEGFIKYVYFIILITHIILAAIIVPLALFALVFGFTNQLTRHRKIVRWTMPIWLYVSLSGVIVYLMISPYYQ, encoded by the coding sequence TTGGTGGATCAATCAACAAGTCAGAAAAGCTATGCTCCTATTGTGATAACGCTTTCTGTAATTGTAAATGCGATTATTTTATTTTTGTTCTTTGGACCTGTTGGCTATGAAGGAGAAGTACATTTTGATGTAACTATCTTACCAATGTTAAATGCAATCTTTAATAGCTTTACGTTTGTATTCTTATTAGCAGCTTTATTTTCTATTATTAAAAAGAATGTAAAGATGCACCGCGGTTTTATTCTTGCGGCATTTACAACGACTTTATTATTTTGTGTGTCATATTTATCGTATCATTACTTGGCACCGGCAACGCATTTCGGTGGAGAAGGTTTCATTAAATATGTGTATTTCATCATTTTAATTACACATATTATCCTTGCGGCAATTATTGTACCACTTGCATTATTTGCACTTGTATTTGGTTTTACGAATCAATTAACACGTCACCGTAAAATTGTACGTTGGACGATGCCGATTTGGTTATATGTGAGCTTATCTGGTGTTATTGTTTACTTAATGATCTCACCTTATTATCAATAA
- the gabP gene encoding GABA permease, translating into MDKNLKKDLKIRHITMISIGGVIGAGLFVGSGAVVHSAGPGSIVSYALAGLLVIFVMRMLGEMAAINPTSGSFATYAREAIGPWAGYTIGWLYWFFWVIVIAIEATAGAGIIQYWIPQIPLWLLSLMLTILLTLTNVFSVKSFGEFEYWFSFIKVISIVLFLCLGLAVILGFVPGTEAPGTSNLVGQGGFMPNGISSVLLGITVVIFSFMGSEIVAVAAGESAEPVKAVKTATNSVIWRILVFFIGSIAVVVTLLPWNSANILKSPFVAVLEHIGIPAAAQIMNFIVLTAVLSCLNSGLYTNSRMLFSMAERGDAPKVFLKLSSSGVPVRAVLFGTFFAYIGVVFSYISPDKVFLFLVNASGGIALLVYLVIAVSHLKMRKKMGKVEQQNLKVKMWLFPYVTYVTIAAIIAVLVAMLAIESLRSQALLTMLVTVLIILSYFILNRNKNSTVLKPESRKEESVRF; encoded by the coding sequence TTGGATAAAAATCTAAAGAAAGACCTCAAAATACGTCACATTACAATGATCTCAATTGGCGGCGTAATAGGGGCTGGTCTGTTTGTTGGAAGTGGTGCAGTTGTGCATTCAGCAGGACCAGGTTCTATCGTTTCATATGCATTAGCAGGACTTTTAGTCATTTTCGTCATGAGAATGTTGGGAGAAATGGCAGCAATTAACCCGACGAGTGGTTCATTTGCAACATATGCACGAGAAGCAATTGGTCCATGGGCGGGTTATACAATTGGGTGGCTATATTGGTTCTTCTGGGTAATTGTTATTGCAATAGAAGCTACAGCAGGTGCTGGTATCATTCAATACTGGATTCCACAAATTCCACTATGGTTATTAAGCTTAATGTTAACAATTTTATTAACGTTGACGAATGTTTTTTCGGTGAAATCATTTGGAGAATTTGAATATTGGTTTTCTTTTATTAAAGTAATAAGTATTGTCTTATTCCTTTGTCTTGGACTTGCTGTTATTTTAGGGTTTGTACCAGGAACGGAAGCACCTGGCACTTCAAATTTAGTAGGGCAAGGGGGATTTATGCCAAATGGGATAAGTTCGGTTCTGCTTGGAATAACCGTCGTTATATTTTCATTTATGGGGTCAGAGATTGTTGCAGTGGCGGCTGGTGAGTCTGCTGAACCTGTAAAAGCAGTAAAAACAGCAACAAATAGCGTAATTTGGCGTATTCTCGTATTTTTCATTGGATCTATTGCTGTAGTTGTTACACTCCTTCCATGGAATTCAGCAAACATACTAAAAAGTCCGTTTGTAGCTGTACTTGAGCATATAGGAATACCAGCAGCAGCACAAATTATGAATTTTATCGTTTTAACAGCTGTACTTTCTTGCTTAAATTCGGGCTTATATACAAACTCAAGAATGCTTTTTTCGATGGCAGAAAGAGGAGATGCACCAAAGGTATTTTTAAAATTGAGCAGTAGTGGTGTTCCAGTTCGGGCAGTTTTATTTGGAACTTTCTTCGCTTATATTGGAGTTGTTTTTAGTTACATATCTCCAGATAAAGTCTTTCTATTTTTAGTGAATGCATCTGGTGGGATCGCATTACTAGTTTATCTCGTTATTGCAGTTTCACATTTAAAGATGCGTAAAAAAATGGGAAAAGTAGAACAACAAAATTTGAAAGTGAAAATGTGGCTTTTCCCGTATGTAACGTATGTTACAATTGCCGCTATAATAGCAGTTTTAGTTGCAATGCTAGCAATTGAATCTTTACGTTCGCAAGCGCTTTTAACGATGCTTGTTACTGTTCTTATAATACTTTCTTATTTTATTCTTAATAGAAATAAAAATAGCACAGTTTTGAAACCTGAAAGTAGAAAGGAAGAATCTGTTCGATTCTAA
- a CDS encoding chitinase, which translates to MLNKFKFICCLLVIFLLLPLVPFQTQAANNLGSKLLVGYWHNFDNGTGIIKLKDVSPKWDVINVSFGETGGDRSTVEFSPVYGTDAEFKSDISYLKSKGKKVVLSIGGQNGVVLLPDNAAKQRFINSIQSLIDKYGFDGIDIDLESGIYLNGNDTNFKNPSTPQIVNLISAIRTISDHYGPDFLLSMAPETAYVQGGYSAYGSIWGAYLPIIYGVKDKLTYIHVQHSNAGSGIGMDGNNYNQGTADYEVAMADMLLHGFPVGGNPNNIFPALRSDQVMIGLPAAPAAAPSGGYISPTEMKKALDYIIKGIPFGGKYKLSNQSGYPAFRGLMSWSINWDAKNNFEFSNNYRTYFDAIPLQK; encoded by the coding sequence ATGTTAAACAAGTTCAAATTCATTTGTTGTCTTTTAGTAATTTTCTTACTGCTACCACTAGTCCCCTTCCAAACACAAGCTGCAAACAATTTAGGATCAAAACTACTCGTTGGATATTGGCATAACTTTGATAACGGTACTGGCATTATTAAATTAAAAGACGTTTCACCAAAATGGGATGTAATAAATGTATCTTTCGGTGAAACTGGTGGTGATCGTTCCACTGTTGAATTTTCCCCTGTGTATGGTACAGATGCAGAGTTCAAATCTGATATTTCCTATTTAAAAAGTAAAGGAAAAAAAGTGGTTCTTTCAATAGGTGGACAAAATGGGGTCGTTTTACTTCCTGACAATGCTGCTAAGCAACGTTTTATTAATTCCATACAATCTCTTATCGATAAATACGGTTTTGATGGAATAGATATTGACCTTGAATCAGGTATTTACTTAAACGGAAATGACACTAATTTTAAAAACCCGTCAACTCCTCAAATCGTGAATCTTATCTCAGCTATTCGAACAATTTCAGACCATTACGGTCCAGATTTTCTATTAAGCATGGCACCTGAAACAGCTTATGTTCAGGGCGGTTATAGTGCATATGGAAGCATATGGGGTGCATATTTACCAATTATTTACGGAGTGAAAGACAAACTAACGTACATTCACGTTCAACATTCCAATGCTGGTAGCGGCATTGGAATGGACGGTAATAATTATAATCAAGGAACCGCAGACTACGAGGTCGCGATGGCCGATATGCTCTTACATGGATTTCCTGTAGGTGGTAATCCAAATAACATTTTCCCGGCTCTTCGTTCAGATCAAGTAATGATTGGGCTTCCTGCAGCACCGGCAGCAGCTCCAAGCGGTGGATATATTTCTCCAACTGAAATGAAAAAAGCTTTAGATTATATTATTAAAGGAATTCCTTTCGGAGGAAAGTATAAACTTTCTAATCAAAGTGGCTACCCTGCATTTCGTGGTCTAATGTCTTGGTCCATTAATTGGGATGCAAAAAACAACTTTGAATTCTCCAATAACTATAGAACATATTTTGATGCCATTCCCTTGCAAAAATAA
- a CDS encoding amidohydrolase, which translates to MIETWHKELESLYNQMVSWRRDFHQYPELSFQEIETPKKIAEVLKSFRIDVKTDVGGRGVIGVIEGGIPGKTIALRADFDALPIQDEKQVSYKSKVPGVMHACGHDGHTATLLGVAKVLSDNRDQLSGKIVLIHQHAEEKEPGGAIAMIEDGCLEGVDVVFGTHLSSQMPLGIVGAKAGAMMAAADTFEVKIQGRGGHGGMPHHTVDAIIVATQVINQLQLLVSRKVDPLQSAVLTVGTFNAGQADNIIADTATFTGTIRTLDPEIRDFIEEEFKRIVEGICHSLHAEVDIQYKRGYPILINHLDETNRFMKIAERDFGRERVLEVPPIMGGEDFAYYLEHVPGAFFFTGAGNEEIGATYPHHHPQFDFDERAMLVGGKLLLSLVNSYLRNGEGSLHNLDMDVKK; encoded by the coding sequence ATGATAGAAACATGGCATAAAGAATTGGAAAGTTTATATAATCAAATGGTTTCGTGGCGAAGAGATTTTCATCAATACCCAGAGCTATCGTTTCAAGAAATAGAAACACCGAAAAAAATAGCTGAAGTCTTAAAAAGCTTTCGTATTGATGTGAAAACGGATGTAGGCGGAAGAGGGGTAATCGGCGTAATTGAAGGTGGAATACCTGGGAAGACGATAGCGTTACGTGCTGATTTTGATGCACTACCTATTCAAGATGAAAAACAAGTCTCATATAAATCAAAGGTTCCTGGTGTAATGCATGCTTGTGGGCATGATGGACATACAGCAACACTTTTAGGAGTCGCAAAAGTATTAAGTGATAACCGAGACCAGCTTTCTGGAAAAATAGTACTTATACATCAACATGCGGAAGAGAAAGAACCCGGCGGGGCAATTGCTATGATTGAGGACGGTTGTTTAGAAGGAGTAGATGTTGTTTTTGGTACACATCTATCTTCTCAAATGCCCTTAGGAATTGTTGGTGCGAAGGCTGGAGCGATGATGGCAGCAGCGGATACTTTTGAAGTGAAGATTCAAGGGCGAGGCGGTCACGGAGGTATGCCGCATCATACTGTAGATGCCATTATCGTTGCGACGCAAGTTATTAATCAGTTGCAACTATTAGTTAGTAGAAAAGTAGATCCGTTACAATCTGCTGTATTAACAGTTGGTACATTCAATGCTGGTCAAGCGGATAATATTATTGCGGATACTGCTACATTTACAGGAACAATTCGGACGTTAGATCCTGAAATAAGAGATTTTATAGAAGAAGAATTCAAACGAATTGTAGAGGGAATCTGTCATTCACTCCATGCGGAAGTGGATATTCAATACAAACGTGGATATCCAATATTAATTAATCATTTGGATGAAACGAATCGTTTTATGAAAATTGCAGAGCGTGATTTTGGAAGAGAGCGTGTATTAGAGGTTCCACCTATTATGGGCGGAGAAGATTTTGCATACTACTTAGAACATGTTCCAGGAGCATTTTTCTTCACAGGTGCCGGTAATGAAGAAATAGGAGCAACATATCCACATCATCATCCTCAATTTGATTTTGATGAACGTGCAATGTTGGTTGGTGGTAAATTGCTTTTAAGTCTCGTAAATAGCTATTTAAGAAATGGAGAAGGATCTCTTCATAATTTAGATATGGATGTGAAAAAGTAA
- a CDS encoding metallophosphoesterase, which translates to MNTHHVKKERKKSIVKIFIISFISILMIPVSLYFYATEIERRLVTVTWNEIDAPTIPKEFNNKKILQFSDVHLGPDFTLKQLENLVERMNELHPDIVVFTGDLIDKFGSYSAEREEAKVILQKIKAPLGKYAVFGNHDRGGGGSLFYKKYMEEAGFSVLVNEVQKIKAENGKYITISGLDDFLLGKPQIDSTLKNLRQQDFNMLLIHEPDVVDKVSRYPVDFQMSGHSHGGQVQIPFIGPLITTKLAESYVEGMYELEGKNRPLHLYVNRGIGTTRMPVRFLSVPELSLFVLKQSSD; encoded by the coding sequence ATGAATACGCATCATGTAAAAAAAGAACGGAAAAAATCAATCGTAAAGATATTTATTATTAGTTTCATAAGTATATTAATGATACCAGTAAGTTTGTATTTCTATGCGACTGAAATAGAAAGAAGACTAGTAACAGTTACGTGGAATGAAATAGACGCTCCTACAATTCCTAAAGAGTTTAATAATAAAAAAATATTGCAGTTCTCAGATGTACATTTAGGACCAGATTTTACATTGAAACAACTAGAAAATTTGGTGGAGAGGATGAATGAATTACATCCAGATATAGTAGTTTTTACAGGAGATTTAATAGATAAGTTTGGATCCTATAGTGCGGAAAGAGAAGAAGCAAAGGTTATTTTGCAGAAAATTAAAGCTCCCCTAGGAAAATATGCTGTGTTTGGGAATCATGATAGAGGTGGGGGCGGTAGTTTATTTTACAAAAAGTATATGGAGGAAGCTGGTTTTTCTGTGTTAGTAAATGAAGTGCAGAAAATTAAAGCGGAAAACGGCAAGTATATTACAATATCAGGTTTGGATGATTTTTTATTAGGGAAGCCACAAATAGACTCGACTTTAAAAAACTTAAGACAACAAGATTTCAATATGCTATTAATACATGAGCCGGATGTTGTAGATAAAGTATCTCGTTATCCAGTCGATTTTCAAATGTCAGGACATAGTCACGGAGGACAAGTTCAAATTCCTTTTATAGGTCCATTAATTACTACAAAACTAGCTGAGAGTTATGTTGAAGGTATGTATGAATTAGAAGGGAAGAATAGGCCGTTACACTTATACGTAAATCGTGGTATTGGGACAACCCGAATGCCTGTTAGATTTTTGAGTGTACCGGAGCTTTCACTATTTGTATTGAAGCAAAGTAGTGACTAA
- a CDS encoding formate/nitrite transporter family protein: MSVFTPEEITELAANSGRKKAHLSLLPMLILGFFGGAFIALGYLLDIHVIGTMPQSWGSFTSFLGAAVFPIGLILVILAGGELVTGNMMTVSMAWLHKKIDLFHFIRNLVIVTFSNFIGAIFVAYFFGHIVGLTEGAFLAKTVSIAQAKLQDTPLQAFISAIGCNWLVCLAVWLSMGSKEFIGKIVGIWFPVMTFVAIGFQHVVANMFVIPAAIFSGHLTWGEYFPNFIFVFFGNLVGGMLFVALPYFISYNKKLSSNKEQTVVKKKSVSA, translated from the coding sequence ATGTCTGTATTTACACCAGAAGAAATTACGGAACTTGCTGCTAATTCCGGAAGAAAAAAAGCTCATTTATCATTGCTCCCTATGCTAATTCTCGGTTTTTTTGGTGGTGCTTTCATAGCATTAGGATATTTACTTGATATCCATGTTATCGGAACAATGCCACAATCTTGGGGATCATTTACTAGTTTTCTAGGTGCTGCCGTATTCCCTATCGGTCTTATACTCGTTATCCTTGCAGGCGGTGAATTAGTAACTGGCAACATGATGACCGTTTCAATGGCATGGCTTCACAAAAAAATCGACTTATTTCACTTCATACGAAATTTAGTTATTGTTACGTTTAGCAATTTCATAGGTGCTATATTCGTCGCTTATTTTTTTGGTCATATCGTCGGCTTAACGGAGGGAGCTTTTTTAGCAAAAACAGTTTCTATTGCACAAGCTAAACTACAAGATACACCACTACAAGCCTTCATTTCTGCAATCGGGTGTAATTGGCTCGTTTGTTTAGCTGTTTGGCTCAGTATGGGAAGTAAAGAATTTATCGGAAAGATTGTCGGTATTTGGTTCCCTGTTATGACTTTTGTTGCTATTGGATTTCAACACGTTGTAGCCAATATGTTTGTCATCCCAGCTGCAATTTTTTCTGGTCATTTAACTTGGGGTGAATATTTTCCAAACTTCATTTTTGTTTTCTTCGGAAACTTAGTAGGGGGTATGTTATTTGTAGCATTACCTTATTTCATATCTTATAATAAGAAACTATCTTCCAATAAAGAGCAAACTGTAGTAAAGAAAAAGTCTGTATCCGCTTAA
- a CDS encoding HU family DNA-binding protein, whose amino-acid sequence MNKTELIKNVAQNAEISQKEATVVVQTVVESITNTLAAGEKVQLIGFGTFEVRERAARTGRNPQTGEEMQIAASKVPAFKAGKELKEAVK is encoded by the coding sequence ATGAATAAAACAGAATTAATTAAAAACGTAGCACAAAACGCTGAGATTTCTCAAAAAGAAGCTACTGTAGTTGTACAAACTGTAGTAGAATCAATCACTAACACTTTAGCTGCTGGTGAAAAAGTACAACTTATCGGATTCGGTACATTTGAAGTTCGTGAAAGAGCTGCTCGTACAGGCCGTAACCCACAAACTGGTGAAGAAATGCAAATCGCAGCTTCTAAAGTACCTGCTTTCAAAGCTGGTAAAGAACTTAAAGAAGCTGTAAAATAA
- a CDS encoding GNAT family N-acetyltransferase, whose translation MLKDIIIRTFQKEDLEQVLQLFYETVHTVNAKDYNVLQLQAWAPDRLDRERWLESLEKNICYVADYKGVIVGFGDYNDEHYVDRLFTHKGYQGKGIASYILQKLEKEAVKLQHREIYTEASITAKPFFERNGYICLKEQKKQHNGQIFINYVMKKIAFS comes from the coding sequence ATGTTGAAGGATATTATAATTAGAACATTCCAGAAAGAGGATTTAGAGCAAGTATTACAGTTGTTCTATGAAACAGTTCATACGGTTAATGCAAAAGATTATAACGTGTTACAGCTACAGGCATGGGCACCAGATCGACTAGATAGAGAAAGATGGTTAGAGTCTTTAGAAAAGAATATTTGTTATGTTGCCGATTATAAAGGAGTAATAGTGGGATTTGGGGATTATAATGATGAGCATTACGTAGATCGTTTATTTACACATAAAGGATATCAAGGGAAAGGCATAGCTTCTTATATACTACAGAAGTTAGAAAAAGAAGCAGTGAAATTGCAGCATAGGGAGATATATACTGAGGCGAGTATTACAGCAAAACCTTTCTTTGAAAGAAATGGTTATATTTGCTTAAAGGAACAAAAAAAGCAGCATAATGGTCAAATTTTTATTAATTATGTAATGAAAAAAATAGCCTTCTCATAA
- a CDS encoding heavy metal translocating P-type ATPase, with protein MNEQKEANLQISGMTCAACANRIEKGLKKVEGVQEANVNFALEKTKIIYDPTKTNPQQFKEKVESLGYGIVSDKAEFTVSGMTCAACANRVEKRLNKLEGVNKATVNFALESATVDFNPDEISVNEMKSAITKLGYKLEVKSDEQDASTDHRLQEIERQKKKFIISFILSFPLLWAMVSHFSFTSFIYLPDILMNPWVQLALATPVQFIIGGQFYIGAYKALRNKSANMDVLVALGTSAAYFYSVYLSIQSIGSSEHMTDLYFETSAVLITLIILGKLFEAKAKGRSSEAIKKLMGLQAKTATVVRDGTEMKILIEEVVAGDIVYVKPGEKIPVDGEIVEGKSAIDESMLTGESIPVDKTIGDVVIGSTMNKNGFLKVKATKVGRDTALAQIIKVVEEAQGSKAPIQRVADQISGIFVPVVVVIAIITFAVWMIFVTPGDFGGALEKMIAVLVIACPCALGLATPTSIMAGSGRSAEYGILFKGGEHLEATHRLDTIILDKTGTVTNGKPVLTDIIVADGFEEKEILKLVGAAERNSEHPLAEAIVEGIKEKGIDIPNSETFEAIPGFGIESVVEGKQLLIGTRRLMKKFNIDIEEVSKSMEELEREGKTAMLIAIDKEYAGIVAVADTVKDTSKVAIARLKKMGLDVVMITGDNTQTAQAIAKQVGIDHVIAEVLPEGKAEEVKKLQVKGKKVAMVGDGINDAPALATADIGMAIGTGTDVAMEAADITLIRGDLNSIADAIFMSKMTIRNIKQNLFWALAYNGLGIPIAAFGFLAPWVAGAAMAFSSVSVVLNALRLQRVKLKS; from the coding sequence ATGAATGAACAAAAAGAGGCCAATCTTCAAATATCAGGAATGACATGTGCAGCATGTGCAAATAGAATTGAAAAAGGTCTTAAAAAAGTAGAAGGTGTTCAAGAGGCAAATGTAAATTTTGCACTTGAAAAAACAAAAATTATATACGATCCAACTAAAACAAATCCGCAACAATTTAAAGAAAAAGTTGAATCGTTAGGATATGGAATTGTAAGTGATAAAGCTGAGTTTACTGTTTCGGGAATGACATGTGCAGCATGTGCGAATAGAGTAGAAAAACGTTTGAATAAGCTAGAAGGTGTGAATAAAGCGACAGTAAACTTTGCTTTAGAATCGGCTACAGTTGACTTTAATCCTGATGAAATCAGTGTAAATGAAATGAAGAGCGCGATTACAAAGTTAGGATATAAATTAGAAGTAAAATCAGATGAACAAGATGCATCAACTGATCATCGATTACAAGAAATTGAGCGACAAAAGAAGAAATTTATCATTTCATTTATTTTATCATTCCCGTTATTGTGGGCAATGGTGAGCCACTTCTCATTTACATCATTTATCTATTTACCTGATATACTTATGAACCCTTGGGTGCAGCTAGCTCTTGCAACTCCAGTACAGTTTATAATTGGAGGCCAGTTTTATATTGGTGCTTATAAAGCGTTACGCAATAAAAGTGCCAACATGGATGTTCTCGTGGCACTTGGAACCTCTGCAGCGTATTTCTACAGTGTGTATTTAAGCATTCAATCAATTGGTTCTTCGGAACATATGACAGACTTGTATTTTGAAACGAGCGCAGTACTTATTACATTAATTATTTTAGGTAAATTATTTGAGGCGAAAGCAAAAGGACGTTCGTCAGAAGCGATTAAAAAATTGATGGGGTTACAGGCGAAAACAGCTACAGTTGTACGAGATGGAACAGAAATGAAAATTTTAATCGAAGAAGTGGTAGCTGGTGATATCGTTTATGTAAAGCCTGGTGAAAAAATACCAGTAGATGGTGAGATTGTAGAAGGAAAGTCAGCGATTGATGAATCGATGTTAACGGGTGAAAGTATTCCAGTTGATAAAACAATTGGGGATGTAGTAATCGGCTCTACAATGAATAAAAATGGATTTTTAAAAGTTAAGGCTACTAAGGTAGGTAGAGATACTGCATTAGCTCAAATTATTAAAGTAGTAGAAGAAGCTCAAGGATCGAAAGCGCCTATTCAAAGGGTAGCTGATCAAATTTCTGGTATTTTCGTACCAGTTGTAGTTGTGATTGCTATTATTACATTTGCGGTGTGGATGATATTTGTTACACCTGGTGATTTTGGCGGAGCGCTTGAGAAAATGATAGCAGTACTTGTTATTGCTTGTCCATGTGCTTTAGGTCTTGCGACACCTACATCTATTATGGCTGGCTCAGGAAGGTCAGCTGAGTATGGTATTTTATTTAAAGGTGGAGAGCATTTAGAAGCAACGCATCGATTAGATACGATTATTTTAGACAAAACGGGTACAGTAACAAATGGAAAACCAGTATTAACAGATATTATTGTAGCAGACGGATTTGAAGAGAAGGAAATATTAAAATTAGTCGGTGCGGCAGAAAGAAATTCTGAACATCCACTTGCAGAAGCGATTGTTGAAGGAATTAAAGAAAAGGGAATTGATATCCCAAATTCAGAAACGTTTGAAGCAATTCCGGGATTTGGTATTGAATCGGTTGTCGAAGGAAAACAATTATTAATTGGTACACGCCGATTAATGAAGAAGTTTAATATTGATATTGAAGAAGTTTCTAAATCAATGGAAGAACTAGAGCGAGAAGGAAAAACAGCAATGCTTATTGCGATAGATAAGGAATATGCTGGAATAGTTGCCGTTGCGGATACTGTTAAAGATACTTCAAAAGTAGCTATCGCAAGGCTTAAGAAAATGGGTCTAGACGTTGTTATGATTACAGGAGATAATACACAAACTGCTCAGGCAATTGCTAAGCAAGTTGGTATTGATCACGTAATTGCAGAAGTATTACCTGAAGGAAAAGCAGAAGAAGTGAAAAAACTTCAAGTAAAAGGTAAGAAAGTAGCGATGGTTGGAGATGGAATAAATGATGCTCCCGCTCTTGCTACGGCGGATATTGGTATGGCAATTGGAACAGGAACTGATGTAGCGATGGAAGCAGCGGATATTACGTTAATCCGTGGTGATTTAAATAGTATTGCTGATGCAATCTTTATGAGTAAGATGACGATAAGAAATATTAAGCAAAATTTATTCTGGGCACTAGCTTATAACGGATTAGGAATCCCAATTGCGGCGTTCGGTTTCTTAGCACCTTGGGTTGCAGGAGCAGCGATGGCATTTAGTTCTGTATCAGTCGTATTAAATGCATTACGATTACAAAGAGTTAAATTAAAATCTTAA
- the copZ gene encoding copper chaperone CopZ has translation MEQLTLKVEGMSCGHCVNSIEGSVKELNGVEQVKVQLSEGTVEVTIDSSVVTLKDIVAVIEDQGYDVQ, from the coding sequence ATGGAACAGTTAACATTAAAAGTTGAAGGTATGTCTTGTGGACATTGTGTAAATTCTATCGAAGGCAGCGTGAAAGAACTAAACGGTGTTGAACAAGTGAAAGTTCAATTATCAGAAGGAACTGTTGAAGTTACTATCGACTCATCAGTTGTAACGTTAAAAGATATCGTTGCTGTAATTGAAGATCAAGGATACGATGTTCAATAA